A window of Choloepus didactylus isolate mChoDid1 chromosome 21, mChoDid1.pri, whole genome shotgun sequence contains these coding sequences:
- the SOX8 gene encoding transcription factor SOX-8 — protein MLDTSEARARPPGSPSGTGSSMSHAEDSDSDAPPSPAGSEGAGGAGGAGGGRAEAAEAADERFPACIRDAVSQVLKGYDWSLVPMPVRGGGGALKAKPHVKRPMNAFMVWAQAARRKLADQYPHLHNAELSKTLGKLWRLLSEQEKRPFVEEAERLRVQHKKDHPDYKYQPRRRKGVKAGHGDVDPGAELGPHPGSNGPHHPGDHTGQTHGPPTPPTTPKTDAQPGAKQEPKPGGRRLLDSGRQNIDFSNVDISELSSEVMGNMDAFDVHEFDQYLPLGGHVALPAEPGQAAGGPYGSASYPHPGAAPSWAPKGPGSASPSPPAAGPSRPHIKTEQLSPGHYSERPHGSPGSYSAQACVATAAPATATGSFAGSQCDYTELQASNYYSPYPGYPSGLYQYPYFHSSRRPYAAPLLNSLAVPPVHSPPSNWDPPVYTTLTRP, from the exons ATGCTGGACACGAGCGAGGCGCGCGCGCGGCCGCCCGGCAGCCCGTCGGGCACCGGCAGCTCCATGTCGCACGCGGAGGACTCGGACTCGGACGCGCCGCCGTCGCCCGCCGGCTCCGAGGGCGCGGGGGGCGCGGGGGGCGCGGGCGGCGGCAGGGCCGAGGCGGCCGAGGCGGCGGACGAGCGCTTCCCCGCCTGCATCCGCGACGCCGTGTCGCAGGTGCTCAAGGGCTACGACTGGAGCCTGGTGCCCATGCCCgtgcgcggcggcggcggcgcgctCAAGGCCAAGCCGCACGTCAAGCGGCCCATGAACGCCTTCATGGTGTGGGCGCAGGCGGCGCGCCGCAAGCTGGCGGACCAGTACCCGCACCTGCACAACGCCGAGCTCAGCAAGACGCTGGGCAAGCTGTGGCG CCTGCTGAGTGAGCAGGAGAAGCGGCCTTTCGTGGAGGAGGCGGAGCGGCTGCGGGTGCAGCACAAGAAGGACCATCCAGACTACAAGTACCAGCCGCGCCGCAGGAAGGGCGTGAAGGCAGGCCACGGTGACGTGGACCCGGGCGCCGAGCTGGGCCCCCACCCCGGCAGCAACGGACCACACCACCCTGGCGACCACACAG GGCAGACCCACGGGCCGCCCACCCCGCCCACCACCCCCAAGACGGACGCGCAGCCCGGCGCCAAGCAGGAGCCGAAGCCCGGGGGTCGCCGTCTGCTGGACAGCGGGCGCCAGAACATCGACTTCAGCAATGTGGACATCTCGGAGCTGAGCAGCGAGGTCATGGGGAACATGGATGCCTTCGACGTGCACGAGTTCGACCAGTACCTGCCACTCGGCGGCCACGTGGCCCTCCCCGCCGAGCCGGGCCAGGCGGCCGGCGGCCCCTACGGCAGCgcctcctacccccaccctggggcGGCCCCCAGCTGGGCCCCCAAAGGCCCCGGCTCAGCCTCGCCTTCGCCCCCCGCGGCAGGCCCCTCACGACCCCACATCAAGACGGAGCAGCTGAGCCCTGGTCACTACAGCGAGCGGCCGCACGGCTCGCCCGGCTCCTACAGCGCCCAGGCCTGCGTGGCCACGGCTGCCCCCGCCACGGCCACCGGCTCGTTCGCCGGCTCGCAGTGCGACTACACCGAGCTGCAGGCCTCCAACTACTACAGCCCGTACCCTGGCTACCCGTCCGGCCTCTACCAGTACCCCTACTTCCACTCGTCCCGCCGGCCCTACGCCGCACCCCTGCTCAACAGCCTGGCCGTGCCGCCCGTGCACAGCCCCCCCAGTAACTGGGACCCGCCCGTGTACACCACCCTCACCCGGCCCTGA
- the LOC119517207 gene encoding collagen alpha-5(IV) chain-like has translation MTLETPLHASPAGPRPQHTRLLNERTLGGVCSFSLSCLERGGLVGAEGSGVQAWWGRGGEWPREGAPAKPPQAGAAGPPHSCSHPPTGRAVDKLSLPHPLLGPGGLGLSTPCAQRYLLLPSSRPPLADSNRLSVAANLQILDISYQRAPLGATLGRLTYFTTSWGPSVWKCVHTSLLRDDHSAQTPARAPALGSSGAFVQLQLPRVIPEGPPSSVPPSLLRFTFPPGGTSAPISQSEKTESERPLSELLLAPSIPPYPRNQSRPGNRALQAGGPPASGEQLPTPGRLRPPGDSARKPRSHMRLQPRVTPALTAQGTARDHPRLGRSRCCSGKGHLQPAAPAWATRGVPAPGHKCRAPGAPRVSSRGGREAFPLLPVPRAQPAALGHRPLACPEGWGAAPAPTVAQADGGLAGMGRRPRKRRLSCCGRNNSLPLFPHSHSGVCLVICALSPDSGLHGAPPAAGILPAPSILPCWGLMPASQPFSWLSRDPCTHPGARVGAFQFGGANSAVRPPERGHEGPGRLPCRCGRASESVRTFPGPPAELLPGDPGPSRPTQADPGAPGDGRAGAPGPGGGGHSQLTGETWNIPSQPGPGLELHTKCQASGPRRSAPGHPSHPGDSGVGGPGGSVGSLTALIWGEIWHHRFCGPKLGPGEHRLSRRRK, from the exons ATGACTCTAGAGACACCCCTCCACGCGTCTCCTGCGGGTCCCCGGCCCCAGCACACGCGCTTGCTGAATGAGCGAACGCTGGGGGGCGTCTGCTCCTTCTCCCTCAGCTGTCTGGAGAGGGG gGGCCTGGTGGGTGCTGAGGGCTCGGGGGTCCAGGCCTGGTGGGGCCGAGGCGGGGAGTGGCCCCGCGAGGGAGCCCCGGCAAAGCCCCCACAGGCCGGAGCAGCCGGACCACCCCACTCCTGCTCCCACCCACCCACGGGAC GGGCTGTAGACAAGCTCTCCCTGCCTCACCCCCTCCTGGGCCCCGGCGGCCTCGGCCTCTCCACACCCTGTGCCCAGCGCTACCTGCTTCTCCCCTCCAGCCGTCCA cccctggccgACTCTAACCGACTTTCTGTTGCTGCAAATTTGCAGATTCTGGACATTTCGTATCAGCGAGCTCCTCTCGGGGCCACCCTTGggcgtctgacttatttcacgaCGTCGTGGGGTCCCTCCGTGTGGAAGTGTGTGCACACGTCCCTCCTCCGCGATGACCACAGTGCACAGACGCCCGCACGAGCCCCTGCGCTCGGCTCTTCCGGTGCCTTCGTGCAGTTGCAGCTCCCACGCGTGATTCCCGAGGGACCGCCGAGCAGCGTCCCGCCGAGCCTGCTCCGTTTCACCTTCCCACCAGGCGGCACCTCCGCGCCCATTTCCCAGTCGGAGAAAACCGAGTCTGAGAGGCCCCTGAGCGAGCTGCTCCTGGCCCCGTCCATCCCTCCATACCCCCGAAACCAGAGCCGGCCGG GAAACCGAGCTCTGCAGGCGGGGGGCCCTCCGGCCAGCGGGGAGCAGCTGCCCACCCCCGGCAGACTGAGGCCTCCCGGCGACAGTGCCCGGAAGCCCCGAAGCCACATGCGCCTGCAGCCCAGGGTGACACCGGCCCTGACTGCGCAGGGGACGGCCCGGGACCACCCTCGCCTGGGCCGGAGCCGCTGCTGTTCGGGGAAAGGACATCTCCAGCCGGCAGCTCCTGCTTGGGCCACCCGCGGGGTCCCCGCTCCTGGACACAAATGCAGAGCCCCCGGTGCCCCCAGGGTCAGCTCCCGAGGGGGCCGCGAGgcctttcccctcctccctgtgcCCAGGGCCCAGCCTGCAGCTTTAGGACACCGTCCCCTCGCCTGTCCAGAGGGTTGGGGAGCAGCCCCGGCCCCGACAGTGGCTCAGGCAGATGGGGGCCTAGCAGGGATGGGCCGGCGCCCCCGAAAACGGCGTCTGTCGTGCTGTGGCCGAAACAACTCCTTGCCCCTTTTCCCCCACTCCCACTCTGGGGTGTGCCTCGTCATTTGCGCCCTCAGCCCAGATTCCGGG CTCCACGGGGCACCCCCAGCCGCGGGCATCTTGCCGGCCCCGAGCATCCTCCCATGCTGGGGGCTCATGCCCGCGTCCCAGCCCTTCTCGTGGCTGAGCAGAGACCCCTGCACTCACCCTGGAGCACGTGTGGGTGCTTTCCAGTTTGGGGGTGCAAACAGCGCCGTGCGCCCTCCTGAGCGTGGG CACGAGGGGCCTGGACGGCTGCCCTGCAGGTGTGGCAGGGCCTCGGAGAGCGTCCGCACCTTCCCGGGCCCCCCGGCAGAGCTCCTCCCTGGTGACCCTGGACCCAGCAGGCCCACCCAGGCTGACCCTGGTGCCCCAGGGGACGGGAGGGCAGGAGCCCCGGGTCCTGGG GGCGGGGGTCACTCCCAGCTCACAGGAGAGACGTGGAACATTCCCTCGCAGCCGGGGCCAGGGCTAGAGCTGCACACCAAGTGCCAGGCCTCAGGCCCACGCCGCTCGGCCCCAGGACACCCCTCCCACCCAGGGGACAGTGGGGTTGGGGGACCTGGGGGCAGCG TGGGCAGCCTCACCGCCCTCATCTGGGGTGAGATTTGGCACCACCGGTTCTGTGGCCCAAAACTTGGGCCCGGTGAGCACAGGCTTTCACGCAGGCGGAAGTGA